The Silvibacterium dinghuense DNA window GCTGTTCACGCTGGGCGTTTCGCTGCTGACCGGCATTCTCTTCGGACTGTTTCCGGCGCTTGGCGCAGCGCGGCCGGACCTGAACACCACGCTCAAGGAGAGCAGCAACCGCTCGGGGACAGGCTTTCGGCAGGGCATGGCTCGTTCGCTGCTGGTGGTGAGCGAGGTCTCGCTGGCGCTGGTGCTGCTGATCGGCGCTGCGCTGCTGATCCGAACCTACATGGCGTTGCGCGCGGTACAGCCCGGCTTCGACACGCACCATGTGCTGACCATGGAGATGTCCGTGGTGGGAGACCACTTTTCGAAGACCGCGGCAGTCGCACAGCTGGTGCGCAATGGACGCGAGCGGGTGAATGCGATCCCGGGCGTGGAGGAATCGGCCTCGACCTGCTGCCTGCCGCTTGAAGGCGGCTTCGGGCTGCCATTCATCGTGGTGGGGCGGCCACTCGGCAAGGAGCAGCAGACCGGCGGAGCCGGCTGGATGAATGCCTCGCCCGGCTATTTCTCAACCTTCAAGATCCCGATTCTGCGAGGACGCGACTTTACCGATCAGGACACGGCGGGAGCTCCAGGCGTCGTGCTCATCAACCAGACGATGGCGAAGCAGTTCTGGCCGAAAGACAACCCGGTCGGCCAGCAGATCATCATCGGCAAGGGCGTGGGGCCGCAGTTCGACGAGCCGGCACGGCAGATCATCGGCATCGTCGGCGATATTCATGATGGCGGCCTGAATCGCAATCCGCGCCCGCTGATGATCATTCCGCAGGCGCAGGTGACCGATGGCATCACGGCGCTGAATGCCACGATTGGACCGGTGGTGTGGGTGGTGCGCACGCATGCCGATCCGCACCAGCTCTCCTCGGCCATTGTCGAGCAGCTTCGCCAGGCAAGCGGCGGCTTCCCGGTAGCACGCGTGAGGACGATGGATGAGGTGGTGGTGCGGTCGACGGCGCGCGAGGACTTCAACATGCTGCTGCTGACCATCTTCGGGGCTTCGGCGCTGCTGCTGGCGGCGATCGGCATCTATGGACTGATGGCGTACTCGGTGCAGCAGCGCACGCAGGAGATGGGCATCCGCATGGCACTGGGTGCGGACCGCGCGCGCATCCGCAACCTGGTGGTGTGGCACGGCATGCGGCTGGCGCTGGCCGGTGTGGTGATCGGCGTAGGCGCGGCCTTCGGCCTTACGCGGCTGCTGGCCAGCTTTCTCTTCGGAGTCAAGGTCTACGATCCGACGGTCTTTGTCGCGGTGCCGGTGATCCTGACGCTGGTAGCGCTGGCCGCTGTGTGGATGCCGGCGACGCGCGCTTCCCGGCTGGACCCGATGCAGGCCCTGCGGGTGGAGTGAGACGCAATGTCATGTGGCCGCGATAGAGCATTTCCCCCGAAAGGGTAGAGTGAGGAGAGATCGCCAGAGCCGTTTTTTCTCAAGGAAAATGGCATGGCACGCCCCTTGGTGACCGCACCGTATCAGGGGAAATGCTCTAGCATCGTGGCATGAGCGAACCTGTTGCTGTGATCACCGGGGCTGCGCAGGGCATTGGCCGCCGCACTGCCGACCTGCTGGCTTCCGAGGGCTATCGTATGGCGGTCATCGACCTGCATGAGCCCGCGCACGCCTTTGCCGACAACGTGTTTCTGCACCTCGGCGACATTACGCAGGAGACCTCGGTCGCAGAGTTTGCGGACGCGGTCTTCGCCCGCTATGGACAAGTCGACGTTCTGGTAAACAATGCCGGCATCAGCCACATCGCGCCCGCGGAGACGATCTCTGCAGCAGACTATCGGCGTGTGCTCGAAGTGAACCTTGTAGCGCCGTTTCTGCTGGCGAAGGTATTCGGTCGGCAGATGCTCGATGCGGGCAGCGGATCGATCGTGAACGTGGCCTCGATTGCCGGCACCGCCGGTGTGGGAGACCGCGCCGCCTATAACGCCTCGAAGCATGGACTGATCGGGCTGACACGCACGCTCGCCGCCGAGTGGGGCGGGCGCGGGGTACGCGTAAACGCAGTGTGTCCTGGCTGGGTAAAGACAGAAATGGACGAGGCCGATCAGGCCGGCGGCAGCTATGCGGACGAAGACATCACCCGGCGCGTGCCGATGGGCCGCTTCGCTATCCCCGAAGATATTGCGCAGGCGATTGCGTTCCTGGCCGATGGCCGCAGAAGCGGCTTCGTGAATGGGCACACGTTGGTGGTAGACGGCGGCTGGACAGCCGATGCGAGCTGGGAGCGTCTGCGGCTGAGCAAACGCGGCGACACTGCTGCGGAAGGCTCGCGATGAAGCTGCGCACACTGGGGCACACGGGCATGCGCATCTCTGAAATCGGGCTGGGCACGTGGGGCATGGGCGGCGCGGTGACTGGCTGGCATGGCACGGACGATGCAACGAGCACGGCGGCCATCCATCGTGCACTGGACCTGGGACTGAACTTCATCGACACGGCGCTCTCTTACGGTGAAGGGCATAGCGAGCGGCTGATCGGCGCGGCGCTGGCGGAGCGGCCGGATACCGAGGTGATGGTCGCCTCGAAGATTCCTCCGAAGAACGGCTTTCAGAATGCGCGCTCGCCGGAGACACCGCTGTCCGATGCCTTTCCACCGGAGCACGTGATTGCGATGACCGAGGAGAGCCTGCGCAATCTGCGCCGCGAGACATTGGAACTGCAACAGCTGCACCTGTGGCATGACAGCTGGCTTGCAAGCACAACAGAGCGCGATGCGCTCTTCGAGGCGATAGCGCGGCTGCGCAAGCAGGGAAAGGTCCGCGCCTTCGGTATCTCCATCCTGCGGAGCAATCCGGAGAATGGCGTAGCGCTGATCGAGAGCGGACTGGTGGACGCGGTGCAGGTGATCTATAACCTCTTCGACCAGCGGGCGGCGGCGCGACTCTTCCCGCTGTGCATCGAGCGCAACATCGGCGTGCTGGCGCGGGTGCCGCTCGATGAGGGCGGACTGACCGGAACGATTACGGCTGAGACCGTCTTTCCGGAAGGCGATTTCCGCGCGGGCTACTTCCAGGGCGAGCGCAAACGCGAGGTCGCCGAGCGATGCGCGGCGGTCGTGGCCGATCTGCGCGAGACCGATGAAAGCATCACACTCGCCGATCTTCCGCGCATAGCGCTGCAGTATGTACTCGCGCATCCGGCAGTCACGGCAACAATTCCGGGCATGCGCTCGCCGCGCCATGCCGAGCGCAACTGCGCAATCGGCAGCCTGCCGCCACTGACGAAGGAGCAGCTGGCGATCCTCGAACGCCATAGCTGGGCTCGCAGCTGGTAAAGACAAAAGGGCCGTCGCAAAGACGGCCCTTGGTGCGTATCGGCTTAATACTTGGCCACATTTACATAGAAGAGATCGGTTGCGACATCGAACTGATCCTTCGTCAGCGAGGTTTTCATCGTCTGCCACTGCTCGGTAGGCGTGATGCGCTGCCAGTGGTCCTTTTCACCGACGAGGATAGGCATGGCGAAGTCGGGCTCATCGACACGCCACTTGTAGCTGACTGTGCCCTGCAACGGGTCAAAGAACAGCTCCAGCGTGGGAATGTCGGCGTGACGCAGATACTGGTTGAAGATAGGCGTGAGGTTCATGCCGGTCTCGTGATTGAAGTAGGTCATCACGTCTTCGGTCATGATGTTGTGGTACTTGAACTCCTGGAAGAAGTTGTAGAGCAGTGGCCACCACTTGTCGTCATTGTTGATGACGGAGCGCAGCGTGTTCAGCATGAGCGCGCCCTTGAAGTACTGGTCTTCGGTAGGATTGCCGTTGACGCCGCGCTCGGTGATGATGGGACGCTCGTTGAAAATCTTCGGCTTCATGCCGTTGATGTA harbors:
- a CDS encoding SDR family NAD(P)-dependent oxidoreductase; protein product: MSEPVAVITGAAQGIGRRTADLLASEGYRMAVIDLHEPAHAFADNVFLHLGDITQETSVAEFADAVFARYGQVDVLVNNAGISHIAPAETISAADYRRVLEVNLVAPFLLAKVFGRQMLDAGSGSIVNVASIAGTAGVGDRAAYNASKHGLIGLTRTLAAEWGGRGVRVNAVCPGWVKTEMDEADQAGGSYADEDITRRVPMGRFAIPEDIAQAIAFLADGRRSGFVNGHTLVVDGGWTADASWERLRLSKRGDTAAEGSR
- a CDS encoding ABC transporter permease; this encodes MGTFWSDLRHALRMFLKNPGFTLAAVGALALGIGANTAIFSVVNAVLLKPLTYPDPDRIVHLMLTYPDGSGPVTSPTKYNLWRTETGSVLQDVTAYDFGGPGFNLTGDHPEQVHGIHASEAFFRLFGAPVMLGRTFTPQEDSPNGGNVVVLSYGLWQRRYGGDPHMVGRSISLSNEPYTVVGVLGQSFRSDPEAELFVPFQLDPESTNQGHYFQASARLKPGVTLAQANAQLKIVADQFRRRYPGGMDVHEGFSAEPLRDLIVSDIRSSLFVLLGAVGFVLLIACANVANLLLVRATGRRREFAIRAAMGAGRARIVRQLLTESVLLSVTGGVLGLILGYVGVRALLAVSPADIPRVGEGGADLGLDWRVLLFTLGVSLLTGILFGLFPALGAARPDLNTTLKESSNRSGTGFRQGMARSLLVVSEVSLALVLLIGAALLIRTYMALRAVQPGFDTHHVLTMEMSVVGDHFSKTAAVAQLVRNGRERVNAIPGVEESASTCCLPLEGGFGLPFIVVGRPLGKEQQTGGAGWMNASPGYFSTFKIPILRGRDFTDQDTAGAPGVVLINQTMAKQFWPKDNPVGQQIIIGKGVGPQFDEPARQIIGIVGDIHDGGLNRNPRPLMIIPQAQVTDGITALNATIGPVVWVVRTHADPHQLSSAIVEQLRQASGGFPVARVRTMDEVVVRSTAREDFNMLLLTIFGASALLLAAIGIYGLMAYSVQQRTQEMGIRMALGADRARIRNLVVWHGMRLALAGVVIGVGAAFGLTRLLASFLFGVKVYDPTVFVAVPVILTLVALAAVWMPATRASRLDPMQALRVE
- a CDS encoding aldo/keto reductase, with product MKLRTLGHTGMRISEIGLGTWGMGGAVTGWHGTDDATSTAAIHRALDLGLNFIDTALSYGEGHSERLIGAALAERPDTEVMVASKIPPKNGFQNARSPETPLSDAFPPEHVIAMTEESLRNLRRETLELQQLHLWHDSWLASTTERDALFEAIARLRKQGKVRAFGISILRSNPENGVALIESGLVDAVQVIYNLFDQRAAARLFPLCIERNIGVLARVPLDEGGLTGTITAETVFPEGDFRAGYFQGERKREVAERCAAVVADLRETDESITLADLPRIALQYVLAHPAVTATIPGMRSPRHAERNCAIGSLPPLTKEQLAILERHSWARSW